In one Zalophus californianus isolate mZalCal1 chromosome 10, mZalCal1.pri.v2, whole genome shotgun sequence genomic region, the following are encoded:
- the LOC118356054 gene encoding cytochrome c oxidase subunit 7A2, mitochondrial-like, with amino-acid sequence MWNRLALRQIAQRTISTASRRQFENKVPEKQKLFQEDNGIPVHLKGGVADALLYRATMILTVGGTAYAIYQLAMASFPKKQD; translated from the coding sequence ATGTGGAATCGGCTGGCTCTTCGTCAGATTGCCCAGAGGACCATAAGTACTGCTTCACGCAGgcagtttgaaaataaagttccagagaaacaaaagctaTTTCAGGAGGATAATGGAATTCCAGTGCATCTGAAGGGTGGAGTAGCTGATGCCCTCCTGTATAGAGCCACTATGATCCTTACAGTTGGTGGAACAGCATATGCCATATATCAGCTAGCTATGGCTTCATTTCCCAAGAAGCAGGATTGA